A region of Lycium barbarum isolate Lr01 chromosome 1, ASM1917538v2, whole genome shotgun sequence DNA encodes the following proteins:
- the LOC132599017 gene encoding phosphatidyl-N-methylethanolamine N-methyltransferase — protein MGLWACLGVISPFPFYYFLWTHPQTWVDLCGKGRDPCKVMAIVSHFIKLLQFISLLSVSTLSWPPPFYFWPLFIFGQFLNFRVYQLLGEAGTYYGVRFGKTIPWVTEFPFGVIRDPQYVGSILSLLACLSWVPFLYISLWVLGYVFMIKVESKEDPVTRAKPLA, from the exons ATGGGTTTATGGGCATGCTTAGGAGTAATATCACCATTTCCATTCTACTACTTTCTCTGGACACATCCTCAAACATGGGTCGATCTGTGTGGAAAAGGACGTGACCCTTGCAAAGTTATGGCTATCGTTTCTCACTTTATAAAATTGCTACAATTCATATCCCTCTTATCCGTTTCCACACTTTCATGGCCACCTCCCTTTTATTTTTGGCCTCTTTTCATCTTTGGCCAGTTTCTTAATTTCAG GGTCTACCAACTGTTGGGAGAAGCTGGCACTTACTATGGTGTACGATTTGGGAAGACTATCCCTTGGGTAACAGAGTTTCCTTTTGGAGTAATAAGAGATCCCCAGTACGTGGGCAGCATTTTGAGTCTGCTAGCTTGCCTCTCGTGGGTTCCTTTCTTGTATATTTCCTTATGGGTACTGGGATATGTATTTATGATAAAAGTAGAATCAAAGGAAGATCCAGTTACTCGTGCAAAGCCGCTTGCTTGA
- the LOC132599006 gene encoding probable WRKY transcription factor 40 — protein sequence MDFTSLVDTSLDLSFRPRPVLDKVPKQEVQSDFSGLSRDNMVVKDEGGDLLEELNRVSSENKKLTEMLTVVCENYNALRNQIMEYMSTQNGVAADDSAGSRKRKAESTSNPNNNNKINNLDVVQGRSSESSSSDEESCYKKLKEEHIKAKVTVVSMKTDGSDTSLIVKDGYQWRKYGQKVTRDNPCPRAYFKCSFAPSCPVKKKVQRSIEDQSIVVATYEGEHNHPKQEAGASTNTNSTPSRLNVTTIAGTTASVPCSTTLNPSGPTITLDLTDPKTVEKRDTKMNHSTSPTGGNSMKTTTTGGEYQNRPEFQQFLIEHMATSLTKDPSFKAALAAAISGKMFQHNNHTGRW from the exons ATGGATTTTACAAGTTTGGTTGATACTTCATTGGATTTGAGTTTTAGGCCTCGTCCAGTTCTTGATAAAGTTCCG AAACAAGAAGTTCAGAGTGATTTCAGTGGATTGAGCAGAGACAATATGGTGGTGAAAGATGAGGGAGGGGATTTGTTAGAGGAACTAAACAGAGTTAGCAGTGAAAACAAGAAGCTAACAGAGATGCTAACTGTGGTTTGTGAAAATTACAATGCTTTAAGAAACCAAATAATGGAATATATGAGCACCCAAAATGGTGTAGCTGCAGATGATAGTGCAGGATCAAGGAAAAGAAAAGCCGAAAGCACTTCCAatcccaacaacaataacaagatTAACAACTTGGATGTTGTTCAAGGACGTTCATCAGAAAGCAGTTCAAGTGATGAAGAGTCTTGTTACAAGAAGCTTAAAGAAGAGCACATAAAAGCCAAAGTTACAGTTGTTTCTATGAAAACTGATGGATCTGATACCTCTCTT ATTGTAAAGGATGGTTATCAATGGAGGAAGTATGGTCAGAAAGTAACCAGAGACAACCCTTGTCCAAGAGCTTACTTCAAGTGCTCATTTGCACCTAGCTGCCCTGTCAAGAAGAAG GTTCAGAGAAGCATAGAAGATCAGTCTATTGTGGTAGCAACATATGAAGGAGAACATAACCATCCAAAGCAAGAAGCAGGCGCAAGTACTAATACTAATTCTACTCCCAGTCGTTTAAATGTGACAACTATCGCGGGTACTACTGCTTCAGTCCCTTGCTCTACAACTCTCAATCCCTCAGGACCTACCATTACCCTCGATCTTACTGATCCGAAAACAGTAGAGAAACGCGACACGAAGATGAACCACAGTACTAGTCCTACAGGTGGCAATAGCatgaaaacaacaacaacaggAGGTGAATATCAAAATAGGCCAGAATTCCAACAGTTCTTGATAGAGCACATGGCTACTTCCTTAACTAAAGATCCAAGTTTCAAAGCAGCACTTGCAGCAGCCATTTCAGGAAAAATGTTCCAACATAATAATCATACAGGCAGATGGTAA